Proteins encoded within one genomic window of Amycolatopsis nigrescens CSC17Ta-90:
- a CDS encoding roadblock/LC7 domain-containing protein encodes MTTDSPSKSDFTWLLNDFVQKVHGVTHALIMSSDGFPLTASEAVGVDDAEQLAAISSGLLSLAGNSAALFGKGSCEQIIIRLTHGYFLFMGIGTGAGLAVLTGPECDMKVVAYEMTQFVANAGHVLTSDARADLRQVLTARRPGPGGADPVQR; translated from the coding sequence GTGACCACCGACAGCCCCAGCAAGAGCGACTTCACCTGGCTGCTCAACGACTTCGTGCAGAAGGTGCACGGTGTCACGCACGCCTTGATCATGTCCTCGGACGGCTTCCCGCTGACCGCTTCGGAGGCGGTCGGCGTGGACGACGCGGAGCAGCTCGCGGCCATCTCCAGCGGGCTGCTCAGCCTCGCCGGCAACAGCGCGGCCCTGTTCGGGAAGGGGTCCTGCGAGCAGATCATCATCCGGCTCACGCACGGGTACTTCCTGTTCATGGGCATCGGCACCGGCGCCGGCCTTGCCGTGCTGACCGGGCCGGAATGCGACATGAAGGTGGTCGCCTACGAGATGACCCAGTTCGTGGCGAACGCCGGCCACGTGCTGACCTCCGACGCACGTGCCGACCTGCGGCAGGTGCTCACCGCCCGCCGGCCGGGACCAGGAGGTGCTGACCCTGTCCAGCGATGA
- a CDS encoding DUF742 domain-containing protein, translating into MRSRRVRPYALTGGRTRTRHHLLVETLISVPQYDPSLSDALMPESRALYERARVQISIAELSVALALPLGVIRVLVSDLASQGAIFIHPTAYAYQNDHHVLERILDGLKQLPV; encoded by the coding sequence ATGCGGAGCAGACGAGTCCGGCCGTACGCCCTGACCGGCGGCCGCACCAGAACCCGGCACCACCTGCTGGTGGAGACGCTGATCTCGGTCCCCCAGTACGACCCTTCGCTCAGCGACGCGCTGATGCCGGAGTCACGCGCGCTCTACGAACGCGCGCGCGTGCAGATCTCCATCGCCGAGCTTTCGGTGGCGCTCGCGCTGCCGCTCGGCGTCATCCGCGTCCTGGTCAGCGATCTGGCGTCGCAGGGCGCGATCTTCATCCACCCCACCGCCTACGCGTACCAGAACGACCACCACGTGCTCGAGAGGATCCTCGATGGACTCAAGCAGCTACCCGTCTGA
- a CDS encoding GTP-binding protein, translating to MDSSSYPSETGLLTISAKIVIAGGFGVGKTTMVGSVSEVPPLNNEAWMTEASEGVDDLPPNGKKSTTTVAMDFGRISLHSDLLLYLFGTPGQPRFWFLWDDLSRGALGAIVLVDTRRIDESFAAINYFENDSDLPFIVAVNLFDGELRHELDEVRDALALSPDTPLIACDARDRASSVEALRELVTHTLALAKVSTPG from the coding sequence ATGGACTCAAGCAGCTACCCGTCTGAAACGGGTTTGCTGACCATCTCCGCGAAGATCGTCATCGCCGGTGGGTTCGGGGTCGGCAAGACCACCATGGTCGGCTCGGTGTCCGAAGTACCGCCGCTGAACAACGAAGCGTGGATGACTGAAGCCAGCGAGGGCGTCGACGACCTGCCCCCGAACGGCAAGAAGTCGACCACCACCGTGGCGATGGACTTCGGCCGGATCTCCCTGCATTCGGACCTGCTGCTGTACCTGTTCGGCACGCCGGGCCAGCCGCGGTTCTGGTTCCTCTGGGACGACCTCTCGCGCGGTGCGCTCGGCGCGATCGTGCTGGTGGACACCCGCCGGATCGACGAGTCGTTCGCGGCCATCAACTACTTCGAGAACGACTCCGACCTGCCGTTCATCGTCGCGGTCAACCTGTTCGACGGAGAGCTCCGGCACGAGCTGGACGAGGTGCGCGACGCGCTCGCGCTGAGCCCGGACACACCGCTGATCGCCTGCGACGCCCGCGACCGCGCCTCTTCGGTGGAGGCGCTGCGCGAGCTCGTCACGCACACTCTCGCGCTGGCGAAGGTTTCCACCCCCGGCTGA
- a CDS encoding styrene monooxygenase/indole monooxygenase family protein, giving the protein MRKVLIVGAGQSGLQLALSLLDHDYDVTVMSARTPDEIRAGKVMSTQCMFNTALQHERDHELNLWEAETVRVEGLGLSVAAPDGSRALDWVAKLDAYAQSVDQRVKMAGWLELFEERGGKLVIHGVTTADLNSLATLYDLVVVAAGKGELVQLFDRDPELSPYTKPQRALSVAYVHGLAPRPEHPDYSAVRFNIIPGVGELFIIPGYTLTGNCEILFFEGIPGGPLDCFSDRPSAQDHLDRMLGLIKQYLPWEYARCGEVELTDDRATLAGGYTPVVRRPAGELPSGGNVLGMADVVVANDPITGQGSNNASKCAASYLESILARGDQPFDRAWMQAAFDDYWTYAQHVTTWTNAMLQPPPPHVLEILGAAGQKPAVARRFANGFEDPSDFQHWFLDPEKAATYLATV; this is encoded by the coding sequence ATGCGCAAGGTTCTGATCGTCGGCGCCGGGCAGTCCGGCTTGCAGCTCGCGTTGAGCCTGCTGGACCACGATTACGACGTCACGGTGATGTCCGCGCGCACCCCGGACGAGATCCGCGCCGGCAAGGTGATGTCCACCCAGTGCATGTTCAACACGGCGCTGCAGCACGAACGGGACCACGAGCTGAACCTGTGGGAGGCCGAGACCGTCCGGGTGGAGGGCCTCGGGTTGTCCGTCGCCGCGCCGGACGGCAGCAGGGCGCTGGACTGGGTGGCCAAGCTGGACGCCTACGCGCAGTCGGTGGACCAGCGGGTGAAGATGGCGGGCTGGCTGGAGCTGTTCGAGGAACGCGGCGGCAAGCTGGTCATCCACGGGGTGACCACCGCCGACCTGAACTCGCTGGCCACGCTGTACGACCTGGTCGTGGTGGCCGCCGGCAAGGGCGAACTGGTGCAGTTGTTCGACCGCGACCCGGAGCTTTCCCCGTACACCAAGCCGCAGCGCGCGCTTTCGGTCGCCTATGTGCACGGGCTGGCGCCGCGGCCGGAGCATCCGGACTACTCGGCGGTGCGGTTCAACATCATCCCTGGCGTCGGCGAGCTGTTCATCATTCCGGGCTACACGCTCACCGGTAACTGCGAGATCCTGTTCTTCGAGGGCATTCCCGGCGGTCCGCTGGACTGCTTCTCGGACCGGCCGTCCGCGCAGGATCATCTGGACCGGATGCTGGGGCTGATCAAGCAGTACCTGCCATGGGAGTACGCGCGCTGCGGTGAGGTGGAGCTGACCGACGACCGGGCCACCCTGGCCGGCGGTTACACCCCGGTGGTGCGCCGCCCGGCCGGCGAGCTGCCCTCCGGCGGCAACGTGCTCGGCATGGCCGATGTGGTGGTGGCGAACGACCCGATCACCGGGCAGGGCTCGAACAACGCCAGCAAGTGCGCCGCGTCCTACCTGGAGTCCATTCTGGCCCGCGGTGACCAGCCGTTCGACCGTGCCTGGATGCAGGCGGCCTTCGACGACTACTGGACCTACGCGCAGCACGTGACGACCTGGACCAACGCGATGCTCCAGCCGCCGCCCCCGCACGTCCTGGAGATCCTCGGCGCGGCCGGCCAGAAGCCCGCTGTCGCGCGGCGTTTCGCCAACGGCTTCGAAGACCCTTCGGACTTCCAGCACTGGTTCCTCGATCCGGAAAAGGCGGCGACTTACCTGGCCACCGTCTGA
- a CDS encoding helix-turn-helix domain-containing protein encodes MTSSKQATVSGRGLGGELRLLRQDRGKTGVEVATVLGWQPSKLSRIETGQQGISVADTASILVIYSVIGQERDRLLKMAERSGQEGWWDSHTSLSKESKTLIQLESDATAIFTFHPLLVPGLLQTPDYIRAVMEACRISKQDIDARVAARMGRQMILSRHNPPGFEVIVDEMVLRRVLGDPKIMVRQLRHLIESTERANFSLRVLPLSLGGHPGLDGSFHFLDFEKAKPVVYLDHKISGLFLEESSEVAFYRGEMDKLRQVALNSSESIDLVASVAQEHDQE; translated from the coding sequence ATGACCAGTTCGAAACAGGCCACCGTGAGCGGCCGCGGCCTCGGCGGAGAATTGCGGCTACTGCGACAGGACAGGGGGAAGACCGGCGTCGAGGTGGCGACCGTCCTCGGCTGGCAGCCGTCGAAACTTTCCCGCATCGAGACCGGCCAGCAGGGCATCAGCGTAGCGGACACCGCTTCGATTCTGGTGATCTACAGCGTGATCGGCCAGGAGCGCGACCGCCTGCTCAAGATGGCCGAACGCTCCGGCCAGGAAGGCTGGTGGGACTCCCACACCAGCCTCTCCAAGGAGAGCAAAACCCTCATCCAACTGGAGTCCGACGCCACCGCCATCTTCACGTTCCACCCCCTCCTGGTCCCCGGACTCCTCCAAACCCCGGACTACATCCGCGCGGTGATGGAAGCCTGCCGCATAAGCAAACAGGACATCGATGCCCGGGTGGCGGCTCGCATGGGCCGGCAGATGATTCTGTCGAGGCACAACCCGCCGGGTTTCGAAGTCATCGTGGATGAGATGGTTCTACGCCGCGTACTCGGCGATCCCAAGATCATGGTCCGCCAACTCCGCCACCTCATCGAGTCCACCGAACGGGCTAATTTCAGCCTGCGAGTATTGCCCCTGTCGCTAGGCGGCCACCCCGGCCTGGACGGCTCTTTCCATTTTCTGGACTTCGAGAAGGCCAAACCGGTGGTGTATCTCGATCACAAGATTTCCGGGCTCTTCCTGGAGGAGTCTTCTGAAGTGGCGTTCTACCGCGGTGAGATGGATAAACTGAGGCAGGTGGCTCTGAACAGCTCGGAGTCCATCGACCTCGTTGCGAGCGTCGCACAGGAGCACGACCAGGAGTAG
- a CDS encoding DUF397 domain-containing protein gives MALTGADLPNAIWHKSSYSGSNAECVEVSHAPDLVAVRDSKHPAGGVLPLTPTTFAAFLNTLR, from the coding sequence ATGGCGCTGACCGGAGCAGACCTTCCCAACGCCATCTGGCACAAGTCCAGCTACAGCGGCTCCAACGCGGAGTGCGTCGAGGTCTCCCACGCCCCCGACCTGGTCGCCGTCCGCGACTCCAAGCACCCCGCTGGCGGCGTCCTCCCCCTCACCCCCACCACCTTCGCCGCTTTCCTGAACACCCTCCGCTGA